Within the Nocardioides humi genome, the region ACCAGGACGACCGGCCCGAAGGTACGGCGGGCGCCGTCGTCGGCGGGTCGGGGATCAGGCACCGAGCACCCCGTCGTCGAAGCAGGTGCGGGCACCGGTGTGGCAGGCCACCCCGACCTGGTCGACCTTGACGAGGAGGGTGTCGCCGTCGCAGTCGAGGCGGACCTCCTCGACCAGCTGGGGGTTGCCGGAGGTCTCCCCCTTGACCCAGTACTCCTGCCGCGACCGGCTCCAGTACGTCGCCCGGCCGGTCGTGAGGGTGCGGTGCAGCGCCTCGTCGTCCATCCACGCGAGCATCAGCACCTCGCCGGTGTCGTGCTGCTGCACGATCGCGGGCACCAGTCCGTCGGGGGTGCGCTTGAGGCGGTCGGCGATGGCGGGGTCGAGGGAGGAGGTCACGAAGGCATTATCGCGGCCAGGTCGAGGGGGTCCGTGCCGCGGTCGCCGACCTGGACCTCGCCCGTCGGGCTGTCGTCGTCGATGGTCAGCAGGATCTCCCACTCACGCCGGCCGTCCGCCGCACTGACACATCGACCTCCTCCATTGTGATCGCTCACCCCGAGATGGGGGAGTGCCAGGAGCAGATCAGGACCCGGCGACAGAACCCCGCTGGGCCACCCAGGAGGCGTGCAGCCGTGCGTACGGCGTGCCGGGCTGCCGCACCAGCTCGGCGTGCGGGCCGTGCTGGACGATCCGGCCGCGGTCGACGACGACCACGACGTCGGCCGCCTCCGCGGTGGAGAGCCGGTGCGCGATGGTGACCGAGGTGCGACCGCTCATCAGCCGCTCGAGGGCGCGCGCGATCCGGGTCTCGAGCTCGGGGTCGACCGCGCTGGTGGCCTCGTCGAGGACGAGCAGGTCGGGGTCGGCGAGCTGGGCGCGGAGCAGGGCGACCAGCTGCCGCTCCCCCGCCGAGAGCGACTCGCCGCGCTGGCCGACGCGGGTGTCGATGCCGTCGGGCAGTCCGGCCAGCCAGTCGCCGAGACCGATCGTCTCCGCGGCCTCCCGGATCTCGGCCTCGGTGGCCCCGAGCCGGCCGTAGCGGACGTTGGCGGCGAGGGTGTCGTCGAAGAGGAAGCCCTCCTGCGGCACGAGGACCACGCTGCGGCGCAGCGCGCTCTCGGAGATCTCGCGCAGGTCGATGCCGTCGAGCAGCACCCTCCCCGCGGACGGCTCGAACAGGTGGGTCAGAAGCCTCGCAAGTGTGGACTTGCCCGAGCCGGTCTCGCCGACGACCGCGACCCGCTGGCCGGCGGGCACCGCGAGGTCGATGTCGGTGAGCACCGGCGGCCCGCCGGGGTAGGCGAAGGTCACGCCGTCGAAGCGGACGTCGATCGCGCCCTTCGGCAGGCTCCGCCCGTCGGGGCCGGGGTCGACGAGGTCGGCCGGGGTGTCGAGGATGCCGATCACCCGCCGCCAGCCGGCGATGGCGTTCTGGGCGTCGGTGAGGATCTGGGTGCCCATCTGCACCGGCCCGACGAACAGGGTCACCAGGAAGGCGAACGCGAGCACCTCCCCGGCGGTGATCCCCTCCCCCCACGCGAAGCCCTGGCCGAGCCAGATGCCGACGATGAGCACGCCGGCGTTGGCGAAGCCCGCCGAGATGCCGCCGAGGCTGAACGAGAACGCGGTGAAGCCCTGCGCGCGGGTGCTCGCCGCCTTGTGGGTGTCGATGGCCGCGTCGATCCGCTCCTGGGTGCGCGCCTCGATCGCGTACGACTTCACGACCGCCGCGCCGACCACGGGCTCCGAGACCGCCGACAGCAGCACGCCGACCTGGCGTCGTACCGTGCCGTAGGCGGCGGCCAGCTTGCGCTGGAAGTAGCGCAGGCTGAGGAAGAGCGGGGCGAAGCAGACCCAGACCACGATCGCGAGCTGCCAGCTGTAGACGACCATGACCACGGTCGCGATCAGCATCTGGCCGACGCTGACGACGAAGATCAGGCCGCCGAAGACCAGGAACTGGCTGAC harbors:
- the hisI gene encoding phosphoribosyl-AMP cyclohydrolase — translated: MTSSLDPAIADRLKRTPDGLVPAIVQQHDTGEVLMLAWMDDEALHRTLTTGRATYWSRSRQEYWVKGETSGNPQLVEEVRLDCDGDTLLVKVDQVGVACHTGARTCFDDGVLGA
- a CDS encoding ABC transporter ATP-binding protein, with product MSTTLRTSEQTRLSTGEDIGAWETIRRGIRHSPELVEGVGRTLVLAVLASVGQVVVPIAVQQTVDKGLHGPDGPDTSYTTWLALAAAAAIVVTSWASYAMTARLFTSAERGLATLRVKAFRHVHDLPLLTQSTERRGALVSRVTSDVDQVSQFLVFGGLIFVVSVGQMLIATVVMVVYSWQLAIVVWVCFAPLFLSLRYFQRKLAAAYGTVRRQVGVLLSAVSEPVVGAAVVKSYAIEARTQERIDAAIDTHKAASTRAQGFTAFSFSLGGISAGFANAGVLIVGIWLGQGFAWGEGITAGEVLAFAFLVTLFVGPVQMGTQILTDAQNAIAGWRRVIGILDTPADLVDPGPDGRSLPKGAIDVRFDGVTFAYPGGPPVLTDIDLAVPAGQRVAVVGETGSGKSTLARLLTHLFEPSAGRVLLDGIDLREISESALRRSVVLVPQEGFLFDDTLAANVRYGRLGATEAEIREAAETIGLGDWLAGLPDGIDTRVGQRGESLSAGERQLVALLRAQLADPDLLVLDEATSAVDPELETRIARALERLMSGRTSVTIAHRLSTAEAADVVVVVDRGRIVQHGPHAELVRQPGTPYARLHASWVAQRGSVAGS